The genomic DNA GTCGCATCGGCGTGCTGCGGAAGATGCTGGACGAGTTGCACTCCCGCTACCGGGCCGCCGGCAACGCCGTCGCGATCCTCACCGCGAGCGAGGGCACCATCTACGAGCGCTTCGGCTACGGCGTCGCGACGTACGTCGACGAGGTCACCATCGCGCGCCGCACCGCCCGGCTGCGCGACCCGCTCCCCGGCCCGCTGCGCACCCGCATCACCGAGGGCGCGGCCGCGCGCGAGGCAGTCGAGGAGCTGTACCGCCGCTGGCACGCCGCGACGCCGGGATCCGCCTCGGCGGAGCAGTTCTGGGAGCTCTTCCACGCCGACCCCGAGTGGGCGCGGTGGGGCGGCTCGGCGCGGCGGTTCCTCCTGCACCCGGACGGCTATGTGACCTACCGGGTCGATGAGAAGGACCGCGCGGAGCTCGAGGACGTCAAGGCGCTCACCGCGGAGGCCGCCGCCGACCTGTGGCAGACGGTGCTCGGCCTGGACACCTTCGACGAGGTGCTCGTCGACCTGCCGCCCGACCACCCGCTGCGCGAGATGCTGATGGACCCGCGGTCGGTCAAGGTCACGGGCCGGAAGGACCGGCTGTGGCTGGCGTTCCTCGACGTGCCGGCGGCCCTGGAGGCCCGCACCTACGAGACCGACGGCGACGTCGTGCTCGGCGTCGACGGCACGGCCTACCGGCTCACCGTGACGGGCGGTGTCGCACGGTGCCGCGCGACGGACGAGGCGCCGTCGGTCGCGCTGACAGGGCCGACGCTGGCGGGCCTGTACCTCGGCGCGGTGGCGCCGAGCACGATGGCGCGCGCCGGCCGGATCGAGGGCGATTTCGGCGCGCTGTCGCTTTTCCGCACAGATCGGCAGCCTGAACTCGGGACCTCCTTCTGAAAACAACGCACTGACGAATCAATACCGGAAAAGGAACGGCCCTATCGGAATCAATCCGATAGGGCCGTTCGATTATCGATCGGAGAATCCGGCGCGGATTCAGGCCTGCTTCTCTTCGGCGGCGATGAGCCCG from Tsukamurella paurometabola includes the following:
- a CDS encoding GNAT family N-acetyltransferase; this encodes MIEIRTATEADWPAMYAQDVHAFGSPFEAEAAPLIRRTLDLDRFVVARDTTDDALVGVAGSFDLTLTVPGGAQLDAPGVTWVSVAPSHRRIGVLRKMLDELHSRYRAAGNAVAILTASEGTIYERFGYGVATYVDEVTIARRTARLRDPLPGPLRTRITEGAAAREAVEELYRRWHAATPGSASAEQFWELFHADPEWARWGGSARRFLLHPDGYVTYRVDEKDRAELEDVKALTAEAAADLWQTVLGLDTFDEVLVDLPPDHPLREMLMDPRSVKVTGRKDRLWLAFLDVPAALEARTYETDGDVVLGVDGTAYRLTVTGGVARCRATDEAPSVALTGPTLAGLYLGAVAPSTMARAGRIEGDFGALSLFRTDRQPELGTSF